In one Pseudoliparis swirei isolate HS2019 ecotype Mariana Trench chromosome 23, NWPU_hadal_v1, whole genome shotgun sequence genomic region, the following are encoded:
- the adap2 gene encoding arf-GAP with dual PH domain-containing protein 1 isoform X1, whose product MAHHERNKRLLLELLKRPLNDRCADCGAPDPHWASYKLGVFVCLTCSGIHRSLCSRVKSVTLDFWEDELVEFMKSNGNDIARARFEKAVPAYYYRPQEHDCAVLKEQWIRAKYERLEFTGETKYPPISYTTGFYEGELWKKGKENTQFLKRKFVLSERDFTLTYYNKKDESKGPKAIISIRDLNATFQPEKIGHPQGLQISYQEGAHTRNLYVYHKSSEVIVTWFNAIRAARYAYLKTAYPTGSDEELIPKITRNYLKEGYMEKTGPLQKEQFKKRWFVLDSQKRKLLYFKDQLDAEELGVIFIGTENNGYSAKECVPQHSQGNKWKCGVTVTTPQRQFVFMCEQEREQKEWLDALRQVLSRPMAPQDYSIEANIQFKR is encoded by the exons ATGGCGCATCATGAGCGGAACAagaggctgctgctggagctccTGAAGCGGCCGCTCAACGACCGGTGCGCGGACTGCGGAGCTCCGG ATCCACACTGGGCGTCCTACAAGCTCGGGGTGTTCGTGTGTCTGACCTGCTCCGGCATCCATCGCAGCCTGTGCAGCCGGGTCAAATCCGTAACGCTGGACTTCTGGGAGGATGAGCTGGTGGAG TTCATGAAGTCGAATGGCAACGACATCGCCAGAGCTCGGTTTGAGAAAGCTGTTCCCGCGTACTACTACCGGCCCCAGGAACACGACTGTGC AGTCTTAAAAGAGCAGTGGATTCGGGCGAAATATGAAAGGCTGGAATTCACAGGAGAAACCAAGTATCCGCCAATTTCATACACCACAG GTTTCTACGAAGGGGAGCTGTGGAAGAAAGGGAAAGAGAACACACAGTTTCTGAAGAGGAAGTTTGTGCTATCGGAGAGAGATTTCACCCTGACTTACTACAACAAGAAAGAT GAGTCCAAAGGCCCAAAAGCCATAATCTCCATCAGGGACCTCAACGCCACTTTTCAACCGGAGAAGATCGGTCATCCTCAAGGGCTGCAGATCAGCTACCAAGAGGGCGCTCACACCAGGAACCTCTATGTCTATCACAAGAGTTCTGAG GTGATCGTGACATGGTTCAACGCCATTCGTGCGGCTCGCTATGCGTACCTGAAGACGGCGTACCCGACTGGTAGCGACGAAGAA CTGATACCAAAGATAACAAGAAACTACCTCAAAGAGGGATACATGGAAAAGACGGGGCCATTG caaAAGGAGCAGTTCAAAAAGAGGTGGTTTGTTTTGGACTCTCAAAAGAGGAAGCTGTTGTACTTCAAAGACCAGCTG GATGCAGAGGAGTTGGGGGTCATTTTCATCGGCACAGAGAACAATGGTTACTCCGCGAAGGAGTGTGTCCCACAGCATTCTCAGGGAAACAAGTGGAAGTGTGGCGTCACGGTGACCACGCCGCAGCGACAGTTTGTCTTCATGTGCGAGCAGGAGAGGGAGCAGAAGGAGTGGCTGGACGCCCTCCGGCAGGTCCTCTCTAGGCCCATGGCCCCGCAGGATTATTCCA TTGAAGCCAACATTCAGTTTAAAAGATGA
- the adap2 gene encoding arf-GAP with dual PH domain-containing protein 1 isoform X2: MAHHERNKRLLLELLKRPLNDRCADCGAPDPHWASYKLGVFVCLTCSGIHRSLCSRVKSVTLDFWEDELVEFMKSNGNDIARARFEKAVPAYYYRPQEHDCAVLKEQWIRAKYERLEFTGETKYPPISYTTGFYEGELWKKGKENTQFLKRKFVLSERDFTLTYYNKKDESKGPKAIISIRDLNATFQPEKIGHPQGLQISYQEGAHTRNLYVYHKSSEVIVTWFNAIRAARYAYLKTAYPTGSDEELIPKITRNYLKEGYMEKTGPLQKEQFKKRWFVLDSQKRKLLYFKDQLLKPTFSLKDEQQTGVPTGREGEDFSV; the protein is encoded by the exons ATGGCGCATCATGAGCGGAACAagaggctgctgctggagctccTGAAGCGGCCGCTCAACGACCGGTGCGCGGACTGCGGAGCTCCGG ATCCACACTGGGCGTCCTACAAGCTCGGGGTGTTCGTGTGTCTGACCTGCTCCGGCATCCATCGCAGCCTGTGCAGCCGGGTCAAATCCGTAACGCTGGACTTCTGGGAGGATGAGCTGGTGGAG TTCATGAAGTCGAATGGCAACGACATCGCCAGAGCTCGGTTTGAGAAAGCTGTTCCCGCGTACTACTACCGGCCCCAGGAACACGACTGTGC AGTCTTAAAAGAGCAGTGGATTCGGGCGAAATATGAAAGGCTGGAATTCACAGGAGAAACCAAGTATCCGCCAATTTCATACACCACAG GTTTCTACGAAGGGGAGCTGTGGAAGAAAGGGAAAGAGAACACACAGTTTCTGAAGAGGAAGTTTGTGCTATCGGAGAGAGATTTCACCCTGACTTACTACAACAAGAAAGAT GAGTCCAAAGGCCCAAAAGCCATAATCTCCATCAGGGACCTCAACGCCACTTTTCAACCGGAGAAGATCGGTCATCCTCAAGGGCTGCAGATCAGCTACCAAGAGGGCGCTCACACCAGGAACCTCTATGTCTATCACAAGAGTTCTGAG GTGATCGTGACATGGTTCAACGCCATTCGTGCGGCTCGCTATGCGTACCTGAAGACGGCGTACCCGACTGGTAGCGACGAAGAA CTGATACCAAAGATAACAAGAAACTACCTCAAAGAGGGATACATGGAAAAGACGGGGCCATTG caaAAGGAGCAGTTCAAAAAGAGGTGGTTTGTTTTGGACTCTCAAAAGAGGAAGCTGTTGTACTTCAAAGACCAGCTG TTGAAGCCAACATTCAGTTTAAAAGATGAACAGCAGACCGGTGTGCCAACAGGACGAGAGGGAGAAGACTTCAGCGTTTGA
- the adap2 gene encoding arf-GAP with dual PH domain-containing protein 2 isoform X3, producing the protein MVPTHAVIAMFMKSNGNDIARARFEKAVPAYYYRPQEHDCAVLKEQWIRAKYERLEFTGETKYPPISYTTGFYEGELWKKGKENTQFLKRKFVLSERDFTLTYYNKKDESKGPKAIISIRDLNATFQPEKIGHPQGLQISYQEGAHTRNLYVYHKSSEVIVTWFNAIRAARYAYLKTAYPTGSDEELIPKITRNYLKEGYMEKTGPLQKEQFKKRWFVLDSQKRKLLYFKDQLDAEELGVIFIGTENNGYSAKECVPQHSQGNKWKCGVTVTTPQRQFVFMCEQEREQKEWLDALRQVLSRPMAPQDYSIEANIQFKR; encoded by the exons ATGGTCCCCACCCATGCTGTCATTGCTATG TTCATGAAGTCGAATGGCAACGACATCGCCAGAGCTCGGTTTGAGAAAGCTGTTCCCGCGTACTACTACCGGCCCCAGGAACACGACTGTGC AGTCTTAAAAGAGCAGTGGATTCGGGCGAAATATGAAAGGCTGGAATTCACAGGAGAAACCAAGTATCCGCCAATTTCATACACCACAG GTTTCTACGAAGGGGAGCTGTGGAAGAAAGGGAAAGAGAACACACAGTTTCTGAAGAGGAAGTTTGTGCTATCGGAGAGAGATTTCACCCTGACTTACTACAACAAGAAAGAT GAGTCCAAAGGCCCAAAAGCCATAATCTCCATCAGGGACCTCAACGCCACTTTTCAACCGGAGAAGATCGGTCATCCTCAAGGGCTGCAGATCAGCTACCAAGAGGGCGCTCACACCAGGAACCTCTATGTCTATCACAAGAGTTCTGAG GTGATCGTGACATGGTTCAACGCCATTCGTGCGGCTCGCTATGCGTACCTGAAGACGGCGTACCCGACTGGTAGCGACGAAGAA CTGATACCAAAGATAACAAGAAACTACCTCAAAGAGGGATACATGGAAAAGACGGGGCCATTG caaAAGGAGCAGTTCAAAAAGAGGTGGTTTGTTTTGGACTCTCAAAAGAGGAAGCTGTTGTACTTCAAAGACCAGCTG GATGCAGAGGAGTTGGGGGTCATTTTCATCGGCACAGAGAACAATGGTTACTCCGCGAAGGAGTGTGTCCCACAGCATTCTCAGGGAAACAAGTGGAAGTGTGGCGTCACGGTGACCACGCCGCAGCGACAGTTTGTCTTCATGTGCGAGCAGGAGAGGGAGCAGAAGGAGTGGCTGGACGCCCTCCGGCAGGTCCTCTCTAGGCCCATGGCCCCGCAGGATTATTCCA TTGAAGCCAACATTCAGTTTAAAAGATGA